ACGGGCCGCCTCCGCGCCCAGCCTATCGATCTTGTTCTGCTCGTAGCCCTCGAAGTTGCCCTCGAACCAGAACCACTTCGCCGGGTTCTCGTCGTCGCCCTCCCACGCGAGGATGTGGGTGGCGACGCGGTCCAGGAACCAGCGGTCGTGGGAGATGACCACGGCGCAGCCGGGGAACTGCTCGAGCGCGTTCTCCAGCGAGCTCAGGGTCTCCACGTCGAGGTCGTTGGTCGGCTCGTCCAGCAGGATCAGGTTGCCGCCCTCCTTGAGGGTCAGCGCCAGGTTGAGCCGGTTGCGCTCACCACCGGAGAGCACGCCGGCCGGCTTCTGCTGGTCCGGGCCCTTGAAGCCGAACGCGCTCACGTAGGCGCGCGACGGCATCTCGACCTGACCGACCTGGATGTAGTCCAGTCCGTCGGAGACGACCTCCCAGACGGTCTTCTCCGGGTCGATGTTCTCGCGGTTCTGGTCGACGTAGGACAGCTTGACGGTGTCGCCGATCTTGACCGTCCCGGCGTCCGGCTCCTCCAGCCCCACGATGGTCTTGAACAGCGTCGTCTTGCCGACGCCGTTCGGGCCGATGACGCCCACGATGCCGTTGCGCGGGAGGCTGAACGACAGGTCGTCGATGAGCAGGTTGTCGCCGAAGCCCTTCTTGAGGTGTTCCACCTCGACCACGACGTTGCCCAGGCGCGGCCCCGGCGGGATCTGGATCTCCTCGAAGTCGAGCTTGCGGGTCTTCTCCGCCTCGGCGGCCATCTCCTCGTAGCGGTTCAGACGGGACCGCGACTTGGTCTGGCGCGCCTTGGCGTTGGAGCGCACCCACTCCAGCTCGTCCTTGAGGCGCTTCTGGAGCTTGGCGTCCCGCTTGCCCTGGACCGCCAGGCGCTCGGCCTTCTTCTCCAGGTAGGTGGAGTAGTTGCCCTCGTACGGGTAGGTCCGGCCTCGGTCCAGCTCGAGGATCCAACCCGCGACGTTGTCCAGGAAGTACCGGTCGTGGGTCACGGCGAGGACAGCGCCCGGGTAGTTCGCCAGGTACTGCTCCAGCCACAGCACGCTCTCGGCGTCGAGGTGGTTGGTCGGCTCGTCCAGCAGCAGCAGGTCCGGCTTGCTCAGCAGCAGCTTGCAGAGGGCGACCCGACGCCGTTCACCACCGGAGAGGTGCTTGACCTCCGCGTCCGGCGGCGGGCACCGCAGCGCGTCCATGGCTTGCTCCAGCTGGGAGTCCAGTTCCCACGCGTCGGCGTGGTCCAGGTCCTCCTGGAGCTTGCCCATCTCCTCCATCAGCTCGTCGGAGTAGTCGGTCGCGAGCTGCTCGGCGATCTCGTTGAAGCGGTTCAGCTTCTGCTTGATCTCGCCGACGCCCTCCTCGACGTTGCCGAGGACCGTCTTCTCCTCGTTGAGCGGAGGTTCCTGCTGCATGATGCCGACCGTGTAGCCCGGCGAC
This region of Saccharopolyspora hordei genomic DNA includes:
- the ettA gene encoding energy-dependent translational throttle protein EttA produces the protein MAEFIYTMKNVRKTHGDKVILDNATIQFYPGAKIGVVGPNGAGKSTVLRIMAGLDQPNNGEAFLSPGYTVGIMQQEPPLNEEKTVLGNVEEGVGEIKQKLNRFNEIAEQLATDYSDELMEEMGKLQEDLDHADAWELDSQLEQAMDALRCPPPDAEVKHLSGGERRRVALCKLLLSKPDLLLLDEPTNHLDAESVLWLEQYLANYPGAVLAVTHDRYFLDNVAGWILELDRGRTYPYEGNYSTYLEKKAERLAVQGKRDAKLQKRLKDELEWVRSNAKARQTKSRSRLNRYEEMAAEAEKTRKLDFEEIQIPPGPRLGNVVVEVEHLKKGFGDNLLIDDLSFSLPRNGIVGVIGPNGVGKTTLFKTIVGLEEPDAGTVKIGDTVKLSYVDQNRENIDPEKTVWEVVSDGLDYIQVGQVEMPSRAYVSAFGFKGPDQQKPAGVLSGGERNRLNLALTLKEGGNLILLDEPTNDLDVETLSSLENALEQFPGCAVVISHDRWFLDRVATHILAWEGDDENPAKWFWFEGNFEGYEQNKIDRLGAEAARPHRVTHRKLTRG